The DNA segment GAGTTTTACATTAATCAGTATACCACCTTTAGATGTAGATTAGTGAAACTTTGATTTGGCATATAATCAGGCAATGATACATGTAATTTGCCCAGTAACTAGATTAACTAATTTAACTGTTTAGATACCGAGATGATCGTTTGGTCCCCCAACAAAGGCTACAAGAAACTTGTAATCAAACTAAAGAACTTCGTAAAATGAACTGAAccactattattatttttttgtaaacgaCTGAATCCATATAATTTTACTATTACTTCTAATGGTTTAACTTAATGACCCGTTATgacaaaaagaagataaaagtcGATGCGAAATAGGATCACGTCGTTGAAATATGGACCTCAGCATTGCAACGTGGAACTGTTACAAAGATGGTTATAATAGGAAAGAAGTTGCAGagttactttttcttttttcatttgatTGATCCCTCCGTATAGTTCCTATTACATGATTATTTTGTAAATGTAATTCGTTTTTGATAGATCAATAATTTTgagatttcatcaaaaaaataaaaataaatgtaatgGCTCACTAATAAAAAACATTGGAATAActaatactccatccgtttcaaaaagatagatatttaaaaaaaaacaaattgtttcacaaatatagatattttatgctttttataaaaaaagttgtaaatttaaaaaaaattaattgattttattgaattactattggttaaaagatattaaaaattgaaaattgcagaaaataatacttttaatatattgatttaatgtattttcttaatatgtgtgaaaacacTAGAATATTTATcgagaatatatttttaaagtattacCAAGAAAGTTACGTTTCTAACTTCCACAAATAATATGCAAAAAAAGAAATTACTCATTTTGTTAAGTTACAACGGAATATATACTCCCTCTTTTTTTAACACAACCGAATATATACTACTCAgcattttatcatcaatttatacTGTTATCTATATTATGTTTTGCTAcctataaaagatacaaatcataaaaataatgGAATTGATAGATCACCAATGTTCGATTTTATTGTTTCTAATATATAATATCCAAGAAGTTCCCAGTGTTACACCCATACTCAAacacaaatattaaacattattGTAATTACTTCCTCAACCAATTTCTTTGCGTTCATTTTCATCACACAACATGTCTGCTCATTcctttttcaattatttttctcTACACTTTTAATCCTGTTTCGTTCTTTTCTTTCTATAAAGATTTAAGTAATAATGAATGATTAAACAAAGTAAAGCAGTCCCGCTTTATGATAGTTGAGATAGAGAAAGATGAGAGCCTGAAAGGTGGTAGTTGTGGCAATGGTAGTGGTTCTTTTGCCCATGTCTTCCTTTTTGCGTGTAACTAATTTGCCTGATTTTTGTTGAActcggaaatttatgttttctttaacCTAAAAAAGGTCTCTGAAGGTCTGTACTGAAAATTGCAAGTGTTATAAATCGAATTAAATacttttgttataattaataaaCAAGATTGGAcataaagcttttttttttgtaacactattGGACAAATGGACATAaagcttttgttttctttacatTATTTCAAGTTTGAGATTCATGATATATAAAGGGTTATTTAAGCAAGAAGCAAGGACTTTATATAAAGTCGACAAAAACAATCAAAGTTTTGATGATTAAGGAGAATGGACCCAAGGGACATCACAAACCACGTGACTTTGATCCATTTTGGACCGACCCGTCCATCAATTAGGCTTGACTTCCATGTAATGATTCTCAAACTTGGATGTCCAAAAGTTAAAAAAGCACATGAACAACTAGTTTTAAAATTGTGATATAATAGTAAAATCAAAGAGAAATTAAGACATCACTTTTCTCCTTCCTTTTTCCCTCCTTTTGTTTCTCGGGTCTCTTTCAAATTTTGATGTATGGGTCAAAGTGGAAACAAAACTGTTCCATTAGATGGATGATAATGAGAAGTAGAGATGCATATGGACTGTCGACATATTGGACAAAATGTTAAGcttgagaaaaaaattattcatatgtTATATAAAACATCTGTTGAAAGATGTACTTGGAGTCAGAAATGATTTGGGCACACTTCTACGATTGGCTATTTTCACGGGTTCATTTGGAAAATAATAACAGTAGTATAAACACAAACTAAGGATCTAGCATGCAtgagataattttttttgtcgatTATATTTAAACGGATTAACTTTTATTCTTACAAAACCTAAACCGGCAAAGAACACACTCATTCCAGAACCATAAGCCGGCATGGCAAAGATTTTCCCCCAGTAACAAGACCAATAACAAAacataatacataaattaaaagCAAGGACAAGCAAGAGTATTAAGAACCTCTAGGGCTAACACATAATCACTAAAGAGCAAAGCTAGCATGAACCGGATGCCATAATGATCGAAAAAGCGTTGGAGGTCACATTTATTTGGGATGAGAGCAAGGCTTAAGTACCAACTCTAATAAGTACTAACAAAGAACCGCCACTTAAGAGCAAGCGTCAACCATAGGAAGCTCCAAGAAAACTGATCTCCACCCGAACAGTCGGCGAAGAAACACATTGACAATCAATGGCTCATAGACCCAACACGATTGAGCTAAAGCTCCACAGTACCTTACCAAAAATTCAGATCAACCCGTCAATTAAATACCAAGGAACATCACAACATATCAGCACTGAAGCTTCACAATGAACAATTAATCTCAAAGGTCAAACGAGGCCACCTTAAGCCCCAATATAATTGTGCGCCACAGCCAAGAGCCCTCGCCATGGACTCATCTAACATTGTTTCAAGACCACTCCTTCCCCATAACATCATATAACTCTGAGTTCAAGTTACATATTAGAAAAGTTGACTATATTATAGGTGATTAGATACTTAactagaaaaaatatattaggaaGTGGATAACTGTAttataagataattttttttaatataatatggTGCAAAATATATTAGATCCATataataagaaagaaaaatatagtTGTAACGTCCCGATCGTCCATGACTAATGAGTCACTCACGCCTGCTCATTCGGTCCGTGGGCCACATCCTGTCTGACGAGCGATGCGTTATTTTTCGAAGGctctaaattatttttatttttactgaacctgcaatcaccacatgatATTTCGCCCTACTTTGGTCTCACTCACACGGTTAAGATTACAAGTCCGATTGTTTATGACTTTCATGACTTTTATGGttgagatttttaattttaagttgACTGTTAAAACTTTTGGATATTAAAAATTGAACTGGTTTTagaatttgttttcttttaacatCTGACTAATTATGTGATTATAACattgagaaatattacatagacgattttACAACCGATAATTCTACTACCATATGAGAATGCACAACTAGAAATTGTTATAAACTTGAATTTgtgtctttaaaaaaattaagtcaCAACTACAAATAGGATTAGTTATTTTGGCtttgaaatttctaaaaaagGCTTTTGGGACTTTAAAGTCTTATTGGTAAAAAACATACTTTAAAAACTTTAGAAATAAGTTAAAACTTCTAAAGCCATCAAAGTTAAATTCCAATCGGACTCTAGATATGTTGATTTGACCTTGAACCAAAACTATGAAAGCATTGGATTACCTTCATTTCGTATATCATCAGATGatgtaattttttgttgttgacaCCGACAGATGATGTAGCTTTTATTGTGGAGTTGTGAGTAGTTTGTATGATCAAAGTTTTGTATATAGAAGATTATTGCTGAGTTACAGAACGCATGAACAAATTACAATATGCAGGAAATAGATAtactgtaatatttaaaagtttctGACTACAGTTCATTAGAGATATAAATAATACTACTAGAATTGATTATCTTTATTGCACCctaagacaaaaacaaaaacagaaccTTGGATACCCTGACTAAAAACCCAAAAGACTGAAATACATTAAAAAACCATTTCAGTTCCCAAGGTAAGCAGAAAATGAAACTATACACAAATCCAAACTCCAGAACCCTAAAAGCTTCTGGATCAAAATGCATACTAATCTTAAAAAAAAGCTATTAACCGTCAAAGAGACTTTAACAGTAGTCATGCATAACACTTAGCGACTCGAATCACACCATCTACATATCTCATCATCATTTTCAAGTAAACAATGCCACAGAGACATTAGACAGCTCCTCTTTCCTCTTAGCCTTGGTCCAACGATGGCGAACCGGTGCGTTAGGAGGCTCGACATCTTCCACTTGCTGGCTCGAATCCTCAAAAGCTAGTTGGTTTCGAGAAGCTCGAGTCTTTTTGGGTGTGGTATATGAAAAGTGTAACTCTTTTGCTATCAAACTCTGTTATAGTGTCAAATTAGCAATAAGAATATAATCAGACTCAATCAAATAAAATGATGGAATTAATGGAACTCACAGCTTCTCTGATTGATTTAGATACAATATTTAGACTTTTCAGATCCTCATGATCCACACCACAAACCACTCgaatctgtaaaaaaaaatcttattgttaaaatcatatctaatcaaatctaaatttatttagaaatttaatttagaGTAAAATAATCTTTTACCAAGAGTTCTTGAGGCAGAGATTCAAGGCAAGATCTCTCAGAAGACAACGAAACATTAGTAGTTCTGCTTCTTTGTCTCTTCACGGGGGTCGATTCAGTTGCCGGAATCTCGAGCAAAGATTCTCCGACTCTACTTGAAAACAAAACCCTTTTTCTCCCTAGCCCTCTCGTGAACGTCACCGAACCTAATCCTAACTCTAACTCCTCTTCCTCACCGTCTAGCTTCGACTTCATTGTTCTTCCTCCTCCACTAAGAAAGTTCCTGAGAAATATAGTTTCCAAGAACCACTCGGCTACTTTAGCAACGCTGCAGAACCAAAACTCACCGATCAAATGTAGATAATGAATCATCAGaacacagagaaaaaaaaaagaacagaacTGCAGAGAACTGAAACCTGAAGAAGAATATAAAAAAAGAGCTAGAACTCGAGTTATATCCACGTGGCGGTTTGTTAATGGACAGCCGTCAATGGCAGTTTGTGATTAAATCTAGTCCAAGTTGAGGAGCTCTCTCTGTACAAGTTAGTGCGTTTTATTCGGGGGAGGGATAATCGGGACCGTGCGTGCGTGGTTTCATGGGATCATCAATATTAGATCTTTGCCACGTGTTGGCTTTGGGAAGTTTGAACGGTGGTGAAGGCGAGGAGTTTGGTGGTTACGTAAACAGAGGAGTacgactttttttttaatgttcatTGGATTCGAGATAAGCAGCATAGGGTTTTGtgtaatcttttattttttcaaaataaatgcattgcacaaaaaaagagaatatgCCAACATTTTTCTTACTTGGATAAGactaataaacattttttagaAATTCTTTTAAACAGAACACAGTAGGGTGAAAATAATAAGATATCTTAGGCGTTTTCTTCCTCTCCTGTGACATTCAAGTTATGAGAATTGCTTGCAAGGCCATTGTTATGTTCATCAGAAGTGTTCTCCTCGGATGTGACGTAGAAACTCCATAGAGATACACAGTTTTCATCACCTGCATGCCCAAACAAAGAgaatataaagatttttttttaaatctatttaAACATTAGCAAAAGAGAGAATATTTTTAACATGTATGAAGTTGAATGGGGAGTTGGTGAAAATGTACCTTTTAATTCAACGTTGTTCTTATCTTCATCGTCATCATCTGGAATTGCGAAACGCCTATGACCAGAGGATGTAGCAGCCATTGGAAGGTATGGGTGGAAAGAAAAAGCATTGACAGTATCTGCAAGTAGTAATTATTATGCTTTAGCATCTCATCAAGAAGTGGAGAATTTACTCAAAAGAACAAAAAGTAAGCTTACCCGAAGCAGCTTGATATCCAGAGACCCAGTTTCCAGTTTGTAAATCATACATATGAACCAGACCATcctgaaaaaatagaaaagagaTATGGAGAAACGATTTTAGCAATTTCACTCCACCTTAAGTTGGTTTTAAATACTTTAAAACAAAAGCAAAGGAAGGAAGATCAATAGTACCTGACCACCGGTACCAAGATGTCGACCACATGGGTCAATATCAAAGAAGACACGTTGGTTTGTGTTCTCTGTTGCTCTGTACAATCTGATCACATATAGAAAGATCCATTCAACACATTATCAGTTGGACTTTTAGAAGTAACTGAAAACTACTTAACATTTGAAAAGAAAGAATCAATTCTGAAGTTCAGCAGGCTAAGACTTCTAGTAACTTGAACGTTTATGCAGCCTTTTGATTGTTTTGTCTGCTCATAAGCTCACTAAGCATTCATATTGTCTCCAGccattgtttttgtttgtagaTTATATTCTTTAAACACCATAAAGCTTAGAAACCCAAAAGACAACCCAagccaaataaaataaacttaatACTCACTTGTAAACTATCTCAACAGATTTCCGCATATCCCAGCAAAGAATGTAAGGATCCTGaacacaacaaacaaacaatctcTGTTGAGGACCTGCCAAACATGATTAATATCTAATATAATCTTTTAGTATCTCCCCATAAACAATACCTTCTTCCCCTAAAAGGGCTCATCTTAACAGTACACGAACTAGGTACATATATGCTCAAGAGTCAAGACAACAATCAATAGTTTACCTTCCGACCTCCTGTATATAGATAGTTCCCATCCTTTGAAAACTGAACCTGAAAGCaagtaagaagtttgattttatgatttaccatttccaaatgcacaaaaacaaaagcaaaaagTAAATGGCTTACATGTGTAACGCCGCCTTCTTGAccatgtaaaacatacaacagcTCCATGTTGTCTTCTCTATAAATCCCAGTACTCTGCCCGTACGAGCCCACAGCCAACATTCCAGAATTAGTTGGAGAGAAAGCAAGAGTAGATAACATACCTGCAAATTACAAAACCAGCAAAGGCAAACTGTTATTGTTTATGCATAATCTGTACTAATGATAATGCATCGTTGGAGCGGTGAACTGACAACAACCTGCTTGGCCTTCTTTGTTTTTCTGTAGAGTTGAATACTGCCCAAAATCTCTACCGGGACGATGAAGATCAAACACTCTTATAGAGCTGTTATAACCAGCATAGATCCTAAAAGACACAACCCAAATAAATACAGATGACTGTTAATTAAACTCTCTACCGTGTACGAAGAAGGATGAAAATTAGAAGATGCTCTTGCTTACTTGTTTCCACCAGGATTAAATCCAATTGAAAAGGCAGCAGTTATTTCATCCATAGCATCATAGGCCCGGTACGTGCATCGAAGCTGCCATTGGTATATTCACATATAAATAACCACATACACACCATACGATAGTGATAACAAAGAGAACCAATACGATAGAGCACAACAACATTAAGTTTACAAGAAAAACAAGTAGCAGATTCCATGGAGGAAAAAAAACAGCACCTCACCAGAAGAGCTATCCCAAAGATGGATGGGATGGTCTCTAGTTGTGGTAGCGAAGACGCATGTTAATGGGTCTGAAATCAATCACAGTGAAACAGCCAAGATCAGTCATTCATCAAgccaaaaaaagagagagaggcaGAAGCCTACATGATAAGCTTATTAAATTACCTGAAACTGACATGTATGGATACCAACAGAAATCATAAACAGATTCACCCTCATTCACAACAAGACTCGCACCATACGAATCTACAACTCCAAAAATTCAAAAGGAAAAATCATAAACACATCACGAGTCACAAAACTACTTGACACAGCATGAAACGGCAAATGTTACCTTCTTCAGGGATTGTCACTCCATAACCATTAGAGTCCCCTCCATCTTGAGGCCTAATGCAcaaattttcaaactaaaacaaACCCAAGCATACACAATCCACAATGCTTATACGCTACATAAGAGTTTTCAACTT comes from the Brassica rapa cultivar Chiifu-401-42 chromosome A01, CAAS_Brap_v3.01, whole genome shotgun sequence genome and includes:
- the LOC103859099 gene encoding F-box protein SKIP27, which gives rise to MIHYLHLIGEFWFCSVAKVAEWFLETIFLRNFLSGGGRTMKSKLDGEEEELELGLGSVTFTRGLGRKRVLFSSRVGESLLEIPATESTPVKRQRSRTTNVSLSSERSCLESLPQELLIRVVCGVDHEDLKSLNIVSKSIREASLIAKELHFSYTTPKKTRASRNQLAFEDSSQQVEDVEPPNAPVRHRWTKAKRKEELSNVSVALFT
- the LOC103859109 gene encoding telomerase Cajal body protein 1 isoform X2, whose product is MTMGEEGETIATAEENNGLIVDSGETNSTWRAMRFDVSPYRTHHFSKQFRASRNPNNFLKGLKWSPDGSCFLASSEDNTLTLFYLGDSNGYGVTIPEEDSYGASLVVNEGESVYDFCWYPYMSVSDPLTCVFATTTRDHPIHLWDSSSGELRCTYRAYDAMDEITAAFSIGFNPGGNKIYAGYNSSIRVFDLHRPGRDFGQYSTLQKNKEGQAGMLSTLAFSPTNSGMLAVGSYGQSTGIYREDNMELLYVLHGQEGGVTHVQFSKDGNYLYTGGRKDPYILCWDMRKSVEIVYKLYRATENTNQRVFFDIDPCGRHLGTGGQDGLVHMYDLQTGNWVSGYQAASDTVNAFSFHPYLPMAATSSGHRRFAIPDDDDEDKNNVELKGDENCVSLWSFYVTSEENTSDEHNNGLASNSHNLNVTGEEENA
- the LOC103859109 gene encoding telomerase Cajal body protein 1 isoform X1, which codes for MTMGEEGETIATAEENNGLIVDSGETNSTWRAMRFDVSPYRTHHFSKQFRASRNPNNFLKGLKWSPDGSCFLASSEDNTLTLFYLPQDGGDSNGYGVTIPEEDSYGASLVVNEGESVYDFCWYPYMSVSDPLTCVFATTTRDHPIHLWDSSSGELRCTYRAYDAMDEITAAFSIGFNPGGNKIYAGYNSSIRVFDLHRPGRDFGQYSTLQKNKEGQAGMLSTLAFSPTNSGMLAVGSYGQSTGIYREDNMELLYVLHGQEGGVTHVQFSKDGNYLYTGGRKDPYILCWDMRKSVEIVYKLYRATENTNQRVFFDIDPCGRHLGTGGQDGLVHMYDLQTGNWVSGYQAASDTVNAFSFHPYLPMAATSSGHRRFAIPDDDDEDKNNVELKGDENCVSLWSFYVTSEENTSDEHNNGLASNSHNLNVTGEEENA